One Actinosynnema pretiosum DNA segment encodes these proteins:
- a CDS encoding pseudouridine-5'-phosphate glycosidase gives MSTPSSTEEVRDALAENRPVVALESTILSHGLPPGRNREVAARLEAIVREAGAVPATIAVLGGVPKVGLTDAELDYVCDRDNDLVKLSRRDLGAAFALGRDGATTVAGTAALAHAAGIGVFATGGLGGVHRGASETWDVSADLNVLASTPILVVCSGVKSILDMGATLELLETSSVPVLGYRTDRFPAFYRRESDFGVPWRVDTPEQAAAVVAAHRGVPGDAGVLLTNPIPVEFEMDVELHDRLLAEGLALLEDRGITGKEVTPALLEHFHTASGGVSLDANEALVVSNAALAARVAVALSA, from the coding sequence GTGAGCACGCCGAGCAGCACCGAAGAAGTCCGCGACGCCCTGGCCGAGAACCGGCCGGTGGTCGCGCTGGAGAGCACCATCCTGTCCCACGGCCTCCCGCCGGGCCGCAACCGCGAGGTCGCCGCGCGCCTGGAGGCGATCGTCCGCGAGGCGGGCGCCGTCCCCGCCACGATCGCCGTGCTGGGCGGCGTGCCGAAGGTCGGCCTGACCGACGCCGAGCTCGACTACGTGTGCGACCGGGACAACGACCTGGTCAAGCTGTCCCGCCGGGACCTGGGCGCGGCGTTCGCGCTGGGCAGGGACGGCGCCACCACCGTCGCGGGCACCGCCGCGCTGGCGCACGCCGCGGGCATCGGGGTCTTCGCCACCGGCGGCCTCGGCGGGGTGCACCGGGGCGCGAGCGAGACCTGGGACGTGTCCGCCGACCTGAACGTCCTCGCGTCCACGCCCATCCTGGTCGTGTGCTCCGGGGTGAAGTCGATCCTCGACATGGGCGCGACGCTGGAGCTGCTGGAGACCAGCTCGGTGCCGGTGCTGGGCTACCGCACCGACCGCTTCCCCGCGTTCTACCGCCGCGAGTCCGACTTCGGCGTCCCGTGGCGGGTGGACACCCCCGAGCAGGCCGCCGCCGTCGTGGCCGCGCACCGGGGCGTCCCCGGCGACGCGGGCGTGCTGCTGACCAACCCGATCCCGGTCGAGTTCGAGATGGACGTCGAGCTGCACGACCGGCTGCTCGCCGAGGGCCTGGCCCTGCTGGAGGACCGGGGCATCACCGGCAAGGAGGTGACCCCGGCGCTGCTGGAGCACTTCCACACCGCCAGCGGCGGCGTCAGCCTGGACGCCAACGAGGCGCTCGTGGTGTCCAACGCCGCGCTGGCCGCGCGGGTCGCGGTCGCCCTCTCCGCGTGA
- a CDS encoding sugar ABC transporter substrate-binding protein: protein MRTKSLALIAVGTGLAVAMTACGANTSSGGSTTSDTNSASGSGGEKVGVILPETKSSARWEGFDKPLLEKALKAEGLDPDIQNAQGDVQKFSTLADGMINAGVKVLIIATPNSEIGATVAKKAEAQGIQVIDYDRLNLGGSSKYYVSFDNVKVGELQGEGLVAGLNALAPGKKGAEVIEIEGAPTDNNATLFYNGQQNVLKPKYASGDLKLVQSQPIDDWDNQKGGTTFEQILTANGQKVDGVVAANDGLAGAVITVLKKFGLNGKVPVTGQDATPEGLQAVLRGDQYMTVFKPIDEEAGATAKLAAALAKGDTAAADKLASGTVNDPKGNRDVKSVLLTAQLITKDKVKTVVDAGFVKASEICVADTTAVCAELGIK from the coding sequence ATGCGGACCAAGAGCCTCGCCCTCATCGCCGTTGGCACGGGTCTCGCCGTGGCCATGACGGCGTGCGGCGCCAACACCTCCTCGGGTGGCAGCACGACCTCGGACACCAACTCGGCCAGCGGATCGGGTGGCGAGAAGGTCGGCGTCATCCTCCCGGAGACGAAGTCCTCCGCCCGCTGGGAGGGCTTCGACAAGCCCCTGCTGGAGAAGGCGCTCAAGGCCGAGGGCCTGGACCCCGACATCCAGAACGCCCAGGGCGACGTGCAGAAGTTCTCCACCCTCGCCGACGGCATGATCAACGCGGGCGTCAAGGTGCTGATCATCGCCACGCCCAACAGCGAGATCGGCGCGACCGTGGCCAAGAAGGCCGAGGCGCAGGGCATCCAGGTCATCGACTACGACCGCCTCAACCTCGGCGGCAGCTCGAAGTACTACGTGTCCTTCGACAACGTCAAGGTCGGCGAGCTGCAGGGCGAGGGCCTGGTCGCGGGCCTGAACGCGCTCGCCCCCGGCAAGAAGGGCGCCGAGGTCATCGAGATCGAGGGCGCGCCCACCGACAACAACGCCACGCTCTTCTACAACGGCCAGCAGAACGTGCTCAAGCCGAAGTACGCCTCGGGCGACCTGAAGCTGGTGCAGTCCCAGCCCATCGACGACTGGGACAACCAGAAGGGCGGCACCACCTTCGAGCAGATCCTCACCGCCAACGGCCAGAAGGTCGACGGCGTCGTGGCCGCCAACGACGGGCTCGCCGGCGCGGTCATCACCGTGCTGAAGAAGTTCGGCCTCAACGGCAAGGTCCCGGTCACCGGACAGGACGCCACCCCCGAGGGCCTGCAGGCCGTGCTGCGCGGCGACCAGTACATGACCGTCTTCAAGCCGATCGACGAGGAGGCGGGCGCCACCGCCAAGCTCGCCGCCGCGCTCGCCAAGGGCGACACCGCCGCCGCCGACAAGCTCGCCTCCGGCACGGTCAACGACCCCAAGGGCAACCGCGACGTCAAGTCGGTCCTGCTCACCGCCCAGCTGATCACCAAGGACAAGGTGAAGACCGTGGTCGACGCGGGCTTCGTCAAGGCCTCCGAGATCTGCGTCGCCGACACCACCGCGGTCTGCGCCGAGCTCGGCATCAAGTAG
- a CDS encoding DEAD/DEAH box helicase codes for MSPLAAGRRERARTHDGERGPRLSAPQVASTRPLRAWQRRALTKYLASGPKDFLAVATPGAGKTTFGLRVAAELLADRTVEAVTIVAPTEHLKHQWAKAAAEAGIAIDSNFRNTNAVTSRDYHGVAVTYAQVAAHPTLHRVRTENRKTLVLLDEVHHGGDAKSWGDAIREAFTPATRRLSLTGTPFRSDDSPIPFITYEHAADGTQRSRSDHAYGYADALRDGVVRPVIFLAYSGEAHWRTSAGEEFVARLGEPLTQEQTARAWRTALDPTGEWMPSVLMAADKRLTQLRANGIPDAGGLVIATDQTVAKAYAEILKRVTGHDATLVLSDDPKASGRIAEFAATTERWMIAVRMVSEGVDVPRLAVGVYATSASTPLYFAQAIGRFVRSRAKGETASVFLPSVPVLLGLASELEQQRDHILGKPHREKDGWDDELLAQANQTKDEEGEEDRAFTVLGASAELDQVIYDGSSFGTAAHVGSEEEQEYLGLPGLLAPDQVRALLRQRQEKQLVEASKRKADAPAPAAPAVTRPASVQEQLATLRKELNTLVAMHHHRTKKPHGKIHNQLREYCGGPPTAMASIEQLEERIATLRSW; via the coding sequence ATGTCGCCGCTCGCCGCAGGTCGTCGCGAGCGCGCCCGCACGCACGACGGAGAAAGAGGTCCGAGGTTGTCCGCACCCCAGGTCGCGTCGACCCGACCGCTGCGGGCGTGGCAGCGCCGGGCGCTGACCAAGTACCTCGCCTCCGGGCCGAAGGACTTCCTCGCGGTCGCCACGCCCGGCGCGGGCAAGACCACGTTCGGGCTGCGGGTCGCCGCCGAGCTGCTGGCCGACCGCACGGTCGAGGCCGTGACGATCGTCGCGCCGACCGAGCACCTCAAGCACCAGTGGGCGAAGGCCGCGGCCGAGGCCGGCATCGCGATCGACTCGAACTTCCGCAACACGAACGCGGTCACCTCCAGGGACTACCACGGCGTGGCCGTGACGTACGCGCAGGTGGCGGCCCACCCCACGCTGCACCGGGTGCGCACCGAGAACCGCAAGACGCTCGTGCTGCTCGACGAGGTGCACCACGGCGGCGACGCCAAGTCGTGGGGCGACGCGATCCGCGAGGCGTTCACCCCGGCGACGCGCAGGCTGTCGCTCACCGGGACGCCGTTCCGCAGCGACGACTCGCCGATCCCGTTCATCACCTACGAGCACGCCGCCGACGGCACCCAGCGCAGCCGCTCCGACCACGCCTACGGCTACGCCGACGCGCTGCGCGACGGCGTGGTCCGGCCGGTGATCTTCCTGGCCTACTCGGGCGAGGCGCACTGGCGCACCAGCGCGGGCGAGGAGTTCGTGGCGCGCCTCGGCGAGCCGCTGACCCAGGAGCAGACCGCGCGCGCCTGGCGCACCGCGCTCGACCCGACCGGCGAGTGGATGCCGTCGGTGCTGATGGCGGCGGACAAGCGGCTCACCCAGCTGCGCGCGAACGGCATCCCGGACGCGGGCGGCCTGGTCATCGCCACCGACCAGACCGTGGCGAAGGCGTACGCGGAGATCCTCAAGCGCGTGACCGGCCACGACGCGACCCTGGTGCTCTCGGACGACCCGAAGGCGTCGGGCCGCATCGCCGAGTTCGCGGCCACCACCGAGCGCTGGATGATCGCGGTGCGGATGGTGTCCGAGGGCGTGGACGTGCCCCGGCTCGCCGTGGGCGTGTACGCCACCAGCGCGTCGACGCCGCTGTACTTCGCGCAGGCCATCGGCCGGTTCGTGCGCTCGCGCGCGAAGGGCGAGACGGCCAGCGTGTTCCTGCCCAGCGTGCCGGTGCTGCTGGGGTTGGCCAGCGAGCTGGAGCAGCAGCGCGACCACATCCTCGGCAAGCCGCACCGGGAGAAGGACGGCTGGGACGACGAGCTGCTCGCCCAGGCCAACCAGACCAAGGACGAGGAGGGCGAGGAGGACCGCGCGTTCACCGTCCTGGGGGCCTCGGCCGAGCTGGACCAGGTGATCTACGACGGCTCGTCGTTCGGCACGGCGGCGCACGTGGGCAGCGAGGAGGAGCAGGAGTACCTGGGCCTGCCGGGCCTGCTCGCGCCCGACCAGGTGCGCGCCCTGCTGCGCCAGCGCCAGGAGAAGCAGCTGGTGGAGGCCAGCAAGCGCAAGGCCGACGCCCCGGCCCCCGCGGCCCCGGCGGTGACCAGGCCGGCGAGCGTGCAGGAGCAGCTCGCGACGCTGCGCAAGGAGCTGAACACCCTGGTCGCGATGCACCACCACCGCACCAAGAAGCCGCACGGCAAGATCCACAACCAGCTCCGCGAGTACTGCGGCGGCCCGCCGACCGCGATGGCGTCGATCGAGCAGCTCGAAGAGCGCATCGCGACTTTGCGCTCCTGGTAG
- a CDS encoding DUF3039 domain-containing protein, which produces MSTQTLPELDTRPEGTDTTGDDSPKMFHYVRKEKIAESAVMGTHVVALCGEVFPVTKSPKPGSPVCPDCKKIYESLPMGGE; this is translated from the coding sequence GTGAGCACGCAGACCCTCCCTGAGCTGGACACCAGGCCGGAAGGCACTGACACCACCGGGGACGACTCGCCCAAGATGTTCCACTACGTGCGCAAGGAGAAGATCGCGGAGAGCGCGGTCATGGGCACGCACGTGGTGGCGCTGTGCGGCGAGGTCTTCCCGGTGACGAAGTCGCCGAAGCCCGGCTCCCCGGTGTGCCCGGACTGCAAGAAGATCTACGAGAGCCTGCCCATGGGTGGCGAGTAG
- a CDS encoding DUF3099 domain-containing protein: protein MVGGGGVVSNPEHPVLITEAEPSYEDQLAARKRKYAIMMGSRIPCLLLAMVFYDTWWLALAFIVLSIPLPWMAVLIANDRPPRKSEKANKHDAERRALEARPRHVIDG, encoded by the coding sequence ATGGTGGGCGGAGGTGGTGTCGTGAGCAATCCCGAGCACCCGGTGCTGATCACCGAGGCCGAGCCCTCGTACGAGGACCAGCTCGCGGCGCGCAAGCGCAAGTACGCGATCATGATGGGCTCGCGCATCCCGTGCCTGCTCCTGGCCATGGTCTTCTACGACACGTGGTGGCTGGCGCTGGCTTTCATCGTGCTGTCCATCCCGCTGCCGTGGATGGCCGTGCTGATCGCGAACGACCGCCCACCGCGCAAGTCCGAGAAGGCGAACAAGCACGATGCGGAGAGGCGCGCCCTGGAGGCGCGCCCCCGTCACGTCATCGACGGCTGA
- a CDS encoding sugar ABC transporter permease produces the protein MTNTTAEKAGPDGGAISDFGIDTTSRSTGEAVRDYFARLRGGELGSLPALLGLVVLLIVFSSLSDSFLTLGNIANLLAQGAGVTIIAMGLVFVLLLGEIDLSAGTASGVTASVMALHLVKGGNLMGGMGDTVFYVFCGLLALAVVLAALMRIWAGAALSAVALAIAAIGVPANPWVEMLLAVCVGAAIGCITGFLVARVGIPSFVVTLALFLAWGGVILQFIGQGGTLGLNDDVLFKVANGNLDTTGSWVLFVIAAGGFSAVVLGKHFSRLRRGLVAGPTPLVLVRVGLVVVLGAAATYALTLNRSVSDLVVIQGVPYVVPIVLVLLVIGTFVLDRTRYGRHVYAVGGNQEAARRAGINVPQIRMSVFVIASSAAAIGAIVYSSKVGSVDPNAGGGNTLLLSVGAAVIGGTSLFGGKGRLRDAVIGGAVLATITNGMGLLKQPAAVVFIVTGLVLLLAASVDALSRRRAAASPR, from the coding sequence ATGACCAACACCACCGCGGAGAAGGCCGGCCCGGACGGCGGCGCCATCTCCGACTTCGGCATCGACACCACCTCCCGGTCCACCGGCGAGGCCGTCCGCGACTACTTCGCGCGGCTGCGCGGCGGCGAGCTCGGCTCGCTGCCCGCCCTCCTCGGGCTGGTCGTGCTGCTGATCGTCTTCAGCTCGCTGTCCGACTCCTTCCTGACCCTGGGCAACATCGCGAACCTGCTCGCGCAGGGCGCGGGCGTCACGATCATCGCCATGGGCCTGGTGTTCGTGCTGCTGCTGGGCGAGATCGACCTGTCCGCGGGCACCGCGTCCGGCGTCACCGCCTCGGTCATGGCGCTGCACCTGGTCAAGGGCGGCAACCTCATGGGCGGCATGGGGGACACGGTGTTCTACGTGTTCTGCGGCCTGCTCGCGCTCGCCGTCGTGCTCGCCGCCCTCATGCGCATCTGGGCGGGCGCCGCGCTCTCCGCCGTCGCGCTGGCGATCGCCGCGATCGGCGTGCCCGCCAACCCGTGGGTGGAGATGCTGCTCGCGGTCTGCGTCGGCGCGGCCATCGGCTGCATCACCGGGTTCCTGGTCGCCCGCGTCGGCATCCCGTCGTTCGTGGTGACCCTGGCGCTGTTCCTGGCCTGGGGCGGCGTGATCCTGCAGTTCATCGGCCAGGGCGGCACGCTCGGCCTCAACGACGACGTGCTGTTCAAGGTGGCCAACGGCAACCTCGACACCACCGGCAGCTGGGTGCTGTTCGTGATCGCCGCGGGCGGGTTCTCGGCCGTGGTGCTGGGCAAGCACTTCTCCCGGCTGCGCAGGGGGCTCGTCGCGGGCCCCACCCCGCTGGTGCTGGTCAGGGTCGGGCTGGTCGTCGTGCTCGGCGCCGCCGCCACCTACGCGCTCACCCTCAACCGCTCGGTCAGCGACCTGGTCGTCATCCAGGGCGTGCCGTACGTGGTGCCGATCGTGCTGGTGCTGCTGGTGATCGGCACGTTCGTGCTCGACCGCACCCGCTACGGCAGGCACGTGTACGCGGTGGGCGGCAACCAGGAGGCGGCCCGGCGCGCGGGCATCAACGTGCCGCAGATCCGGATGAGCGTGTTCGTCATCGCCTCCAGCGCGGCGGCCATCGGCGCGATCGTCTACTCGTCCAAGGTCGGGTCCGTCGACCCGAACGCGGGCGGCGGCAACACGTTGCTACTGTCGGTCGGTGCGGCGGTCATCGGCGGTACCTCCCTGTTCGGTGGCAAGGGCCGCCTGCGGGACGCGGTCATCGGCGGCGCCGTGCTCGCCACCATCACCAACGGCATGGGCCTGCTCAAGCAGCCCGCGGCCGTGGTGTTCATCGTGACCGGACTGGTCCTGCTGCTCGCCGCGAGCGTCGACGCGCTGTCCCGGCGCCGAGCGGCGGCGTCCCCGCGCTGA
- a CDS encoding YihY/virulence factor BrkB family protein, with protein MGSPTGQDDRSAPERRPLRLVARTITKAWEGNIFSEAAEAAFWQVLSFPPLLLGLLGSIGYVGEWFGPEVVQAVRDKIVSTCRTIFSGDVVNGVITPTVDQILTVGKGEIVSVGFLISLWAGSSAMASFVDAVTVAHGQYGVRHEVWQRIFALLLYVVSLVLLIIGLPVLALGPDVLPRFLPDRWQPVAEAWLSAFYYPVIGVLLVLALATLYKLALPRKLPWHRLAPGAVLAMVVFILSSVGLRLYIRWITTTGYTYGALATPIAFLLFVFFIGLAITIGAYFNSAIQEMWPARMTRRQRRRWRRLELVRAAERIMSRDGGEAVDDAEERRARGTGRKVAGRGGSRGKAAGQGKAGGQGKAGGHGGGKSGKGVRRRVAGRGGKRGGAKSGSGDSTQGGDPGGGPGDQGATGRTGQPENA; from the coding sequence ATGGGTTCGCCTACTGGGCAGGATGACCGCAGCGCGCCGGAGCGGCGCCCCCTGCGGCTGGTCGCGCGCACGATCACCAAGGCGTGGGAGGGCAACATCTTCTCGGAGGCCGCCGAGGCGGCCTTCTGGCAGGTGCTGTCGTTCCCGCCGCTGCTGCTGGGCCTGCTCGGCAGCATCGGCTACGTCGGCGAGTGGTTCGGACCCGAGGTGGTCCAAGCGGTGCGCGACAAGATCGTCTCCACCTGCCGGACGATCTTCAGCGGTGACGTCGTCAACGGCGTGATCACACCCACCGTCGACCAGATCCTGACGGTCGGCAAGGGCGAGATCGTGTCGGTCGGCTTCCTGATATCCCTGTGGGCCGGGTCGTCGGCGATGGCGTCCTTCGTGGACGCGGTCACCGTCGCGCACGGCCAGTACGGGGTCAGGCACGAGGTGTGGCAGCGCATCTTCGCGCTGCTGCTGTACGTGGTCAGCCTGGTGCTGCTGATCATCGGGCTGCCGGTGCTGGCGCTCGGGCCGGACGTGCTGCCCCGGTTCCTGCCGGACCGGTGGCAGCCCGTGGCCGAGGCGTGGCTGAGCGCGTTCTACTACCCGGTGATCGGGGTGCTGCTCGTGCTGGCGCTCGCGACGCTGTACAAGCTCGCGCTGCCCAGGAAGCTGCCGTGGCACCGGCTCGCGCCGGGCGCGGTGCTGGCGATGGTGGTGTTCATCCTGTCGTCGGTCGGGCTGCGGCTGTACATCCGGTGGATCACCACGACGGGCTACACGTACGGGGCGCTGGCGACGCCGATCGCGTTCCTGCTGTTCGTGTTCTTCATCGGGTTGGCGATCACGATCGGGGCGTACTTCAACAGCGCGATCCAGGAGATGTGGCCCGCGCGGATGACCCGGCGGCAGCGGCGGCGCTGGCGGCGGCTGGAGCTGGTGCGGGCGGCCGAGCGGATCATGAGCCGGGACGGCGGCGAGGCGGTAGACGACGCCGAGGAGCGGCGGGCGCGCGGCACGGGCCGGAAGGTCGCCGGGCGCGGCGGCAGCCGGGGGAAGGCCGCGGGGCAGGGCAAGGCGGGCGGGCAGGGCAAGGCGGGCGGGCACGGCGGCGGCAAGAGCGGCAAGGGCGTGCGGCGGCGGGTCGCGGGCCGGGGTGGCAAGCGCGGCGGCGCGAAGAGCGGCTCCGGCGACTCGACGCAGGGCGGCGACCCCGGCGGCGGTCCCGGCGACCAGGGCGCGACCGGTCGGACCGGTCAGCCGGAGAACGCCTGA
- a CDS encoding PucR family transcriptional regulator, which translates to MVALDRLVDVLGSLGTHLGCAPRGRDVVLRGVALHDPVERPRAGGDELLIGVGVGSSAAAARLVGTTRAAAVALHGSAPLDARVAAAARRSGAAVLLVDPAVPWGQLVSVAQALVLGDRGSGDLFAVADAIAALVGGPVTIEDRGSRVLAYSHRQQGVDAVRVETILGRRVPEEARRALDSSGVFTHLAHSDEALFVPQLTEHLGGRLVAAVRAGRELLGSVWVEVDGTSPAREAALVDGARTAALHLLRARASSDLERQAEADLVTALLDSGAPGALDRLGLPGGELRVIAVRAHVGDAEHGAALLAFERATSGFGWSRPGRSALFGNVLYTVLPCGGDPAAAVEWVRGLRRELPPEVVVRAGIGGVCDGGSAPVSRLEADECLALGGERPVVYELAWARVLLRRLAVEAEAGRLPVRGPVADLLRHDEERGTRYAETLRAWLAARGDARGAARALGVHPNTLRYRLQRMGEVAALPLGDAVERLALEVALAVHGELRRRGMPGG; encoded by the coding sequence GTGGTAGCGCTGGACCGGTTGGTCGACGTCCTCGGCAGTCTGGGCACCCACCTGGGGTGCGCCCCGCGCGGGCGGGACGTGGTGCTGCGCGGGGTCGCGCTGCACGACCCGGTGGAACGGCCGCGCGCGGGCGGCGACGAGCTGCTGATCGGGGTGGGGGTCGGGTCGTCGGCCGCCGCGGCGCGCCTGGTCGGCACGACGCGGGCCGCCGCCGTGGCGCTGCACGGGAGCGCGCCGCTGGACGCGCGGGTCGCGGCGGCGGCGCGGCGGTCGGGGGCGGCGGTGCTGCTGGTGGACCCGGCGGTGCCGTGGGGGCAGCTGGTGAGCGTCGCGCAGGCGCTGGTGCTGGGCGATCGGGGGTCGGGGGACCTGTTCGCGGTGGCCGACGCGATCGCGGCGCTGGTGGGCGGGCCGGTCACGATCGAGGACCGGGGGTCGCGGGTGCTGGCGTACTCGCACCGGCAGCAGGGGGTCGACGCGGTCCGGGTGGAGACGATCCTGGGGCGGCGGGTGCCCGAGGAGGCGCGGCGGGCGCTGGACTCGTCGGGGGTGTTCACCCACCTGGCGCACAGCGACGAGGCGCTGTTCGTGCCGCAGCTGACCGAGCACCTGGGCGGGCGGCTGGTGGCGGCGGTGCGGGCCGGGCGGGAGCTGCTCGGGTCGGTGTGGGTGGAGGTCGACGGGACGAGCCCGGCGCGCGAGGCGGCGCTGGTGGACGGGGCTCGGACGGCGGCGCTGCACCTGCTGCGGGCGCGGGCCAGCTCGGACCTGGAGCGGCAGGCCGAGGCGGACCTGGTGACGGCGCTGCTGGACTCGGGGGCTCCGGGGGCGCTGGACCGGTTGGGGCTGCCCGGCGGGGAGCTGCGGGTGATCGCGGTGCGGGCGCACGTGGGGGACGCGGAGCACGGGGCGGCGCTGCTGGCGTTCGAGCGGGCCACCTCGGGGTTCGGGTGGTCTCGGCCGGGGCGGAGCGCGCTGTTCGGGAACGTGCTGTACACGGTGCTGCCGTGCGGGGGCGACCCGGCGGCGGCGGTGGAGTGGGTGCGCGGCCTGCGGCGCGAGCTGCCGCCGGAGGTGGTGGTGCGGGCCGGGATCGGCGGGGTGTGCGACGGCGGGTCGGCCCCGGTGTCGCGGCTGGAGGCCGACGAGTGCCTGGCGCTGGGCGGGGAGCGGCCGGTGGTCTACGAGCTGGCCTGGGCGCGGGTGCTGCTGCGGCGGCTGGCGGTGGAGGCGGAGGCCGGGCGGCTGCCGGTGCGGGGGCCGGTGGCGGACCTGCTGCGGCACGACGAGGAGAGGGGCACCCGGTACGCGGAGACGCTGCGGGCCTGGCTGGCGGCGCGGGGCGACGCCCGCGGGGCGGCGCGGGCGCTGGGGGTGCACCCGAACACACTGCGGTACCGGTTGCAGCGGATGGGTGAGGTGGCGGCCCTCCCGCTGGGGGACGCGGTGGAGCGGTTGGCGCTGGAGGTCGCGCTGGCGGTGCACGGGGAGCTGCGGCGTCGGGGGATGCCGGGCGGGTGA
- a CDS encoding ATP-binding cassette domain-containing protein, with protein MSEPILELRGVNKSFGPVHVLHDIDFTVRAGEVTALVGDNGAGKSTLVKCIAGIHPTDSGDLLFKGEPVTVTGPRDAAALGIEVVYQDLALCDNLDIVQNMFLGRERGKFGTLDEADMEQAARKTLTSLSVRTVKSVRTQVSSLSGGQRQTVAIAKAVLWDSKVVLLDEPTAALGVAQTRQVLDLVRRLAEQGLGVVLISHNMNDVFEVADRIACLYLGRMAAEVSTKEVTHGQVVELITAGRSGDLGIARAESATI; from the coding sequence GTGAGCGAGCCGATTCTCGAACTGCGCGGCGTCAACAAGAGCTTCGGACCCGTGCACGTGCTCCACGACATCGACTTCACCGTTCGCGCAGGCGAGGTCACCGCGCTCGTCGGCGACAACGGCGCGGGCAAGTCGACCCTGGTCAAGTGCATCGCAGGCATCCACCCCACCGATTCCGGCGACCTGCTGTTCAAGGGCGAGCCGGTCACCGTCACCGGCCCGCGCGACGCGGCGGCGCTCGGCATCGAGGTCGTCTACCAGGACCTCGCGCTGTGCGACAACCTGGACATCGTCCAGAACATGTTCCTCGGCCGCGAGCGCGGGAAGTTCGGCACGCTCGACGAGGCCGACATGGAGCAGGCCGCGCGCAAGACCCTCACCTCGCTGTCCGTGCGCACCGTGAAGTCCGTGCGCACCCAGGTCTCCTCGCTGTCCGGCGGGCAGCGGCAGACCGTCGCCATCGCCAAGGCGGTGCTGTGGGACAGCAAGGTCGTGCTGCTGGACGAGCCCACCGCCGCGCTCGGCGTCGCGCAGACCCGGCAGGTGCTCGACCTGGTCCGCAGGCTCGCCGAGCAGGGCCTGGGCGTGGTGCTGATCAGCCACAACATGAACGACGTCTTCGAGGTCGCCGACCGCATCGCCTGCCTCTACCTGGGGCGGATGGCAGCCGAGGTCAGCACCAAGGAGGTCACGCACGGCCAGGTGGTCGAGCTGATCACCGCGGGCCGTTCCGGCGACCTGGGCATCGCCCGAGCCGAGAGCGCGACCATCTGA
- a CDS encoding carbohydrate kinase family protein, translating to MRAAGSGIVVVGDAGLDVVARHSGPIVHGGDSRASVTIEPGGAGANTAVWLAACGSSPVLVARVGADSAGRQVHAELTSAGVRCAFAVDPDAATCCVVVLVDDTGQRTMLPDRGANARFSPEDVNPELLAGSSHLHLSGYVLLDASSRPAGLEVLRMAREAGLTTSVDPQSAALVYDGFLDDIRGVDLLLPNAEELVALTGSADPASAVALLDVVGAVAATSGADGASWVDADGVVSVPATDVECVDSTGAGDAFDAGLLAAWLAGASRRDALLGGVRAAGRAVSSVGAQPPLRAQPSMT from the coding sequence GTGAGAGCGGCGGGGAGCGGGATCGTCGTGGTGGGCGACGCAGGCCTGGACGTCGTCGCCCGCCACTCCGGTCCGATCGTGCACGGCGGCGACTCGCGCGCCTCGGTGACCATCGAGCCCGGCGGCGCCGGGGCCAACACGGCGGTGTGGCTGGCCGCCTGCGGCTCGTCGCCGGTGCTGGTGGCGCGGGTCGGCGCGGACTCGGCGGGGCGGCAGGTGCACGCCGAGCTGACCTCGGCCGGGGTGCGCTGCGCGTTCGCGGTCGACCCGGACGCGGCGACCTGCTGCGTCGTGGTGCTGGTGGACGACACCGGGCAGCGCACGATGCTGCCCGACCGGGGCGCGAACGCCCGGTTCTCGCCCGAGGACGTGAACCCGGAGCTGCTGGCGGGCTCGTCCCACCTGCACCTGTCCGGGTACGTGCTGCTGGACGCCTCGTCCAGGCCCGCGGGCCTGGAGGTGCTGCGGATGGCGCGCGAGGCGGGGCTGACCACGTCGGTGGACCCGCAGTCGGCGGCGCTGGTCTACGACGGGTTCCTGGACGACATCAGGGGCGTCGACCTGCTGCTGCCCAACGCGGAGGAGCTGGTGGCGCTGACCGGGTCGGCCGACCCGGCGTCGGCGGTGGCGCTGCTGGATGTGGTGGGCGCGGTCGCGGCCACCTCCGGGGCGGACGGCGCGAGCTGGGTGGACGCCGACGGCGTGGTGTCGGTGCCCGCGACCGACGTGGAGTGCGTCGACTCCACGGGCGCGGGCGACGCGTTCGACGCGGGCCTGCTCGCGGCCTGGCTGGCCGGGGCGTCCCGGCGCGACGCGCTCCTCGGTGGGGTGCGCGCCGCGGGCCGGGCCGTCTCGTCGGTCGGCGCCCAGCCGCCGCTGCGGGCTCAGCCGTCGATGACGTGA